ATTCTAATGCTGCTCTAATTATATGATTTCTATTTGAACCTCTAGTTAATCCAATAATTGTTCCTCTAGCATACATGTCCCAATATGGTGATCCTAAACCAACAAATGCTGGAACTAAATAAACACCACCATTATCTTCAACTTTGCTTGCAAAATATTCTGTATCACTTGCTTCTGTTATTAATTTTAATTCATCTCTTATCCATTGAATAACTGCACCTGCTATAAAAATACTTCCTTCTAATGCATATTCAACTTTATTATTTAATCCTATACCGATTGTAGTTAATAAACCTTTATTAGATTTAACATATTTTTCACCTATATTCATTAACATGAAACAACCTGTTCCATAGGTATTTTTTACATCTCCTTTATTAAAACATGCTTGTCCGAATAATGCTGCTTGTTGGTCTCCTGCTATACCAGCTATAGGTATTGTTGTTCCACCCGCTTCTCCTAAAGTTGCTCCTAATTTTGCGTGTCCATAAACTTCACTTGAATTTTTTACTTCTGGTAACATAGATTTAGGTATGTTAAATGCTTTTAAAATTTTATCATCCCATTTTAATTCTTTTATATTATATAACATAGTTCTTGAAGCATTTGTATAATCTGTTACATGAACTTCTCCACCAGTTAACTTCCAAGTTAGCCAAGTATCAACTGTACCAAATAATAATTCACCCGCTTCTGCTTTTTCTCTTGCACCTTCTACATTATCTAATATCCATTTAACTTTAGTTCCTGAAAAATACGCATCTACTACTAATCCCGTATTTTCTACTATATATTCTGATAATTCTTTATCTTTTTTTATATCTTCACAAATTGAAGCTGTTCTTCTACATTGCCATACTATTGCATTATATACTGGTTGCCCTGTCTTTTTATCCCATATAATTGTAGTTTCTCTTTGGTTAGTAATTCCTATTGCTGCTACTTCTGACAAAGAAATTCCTGATTTTGCAATAACTTCGGTTAATACTGATCTTTGAGAAGACCATATTTCCATAGCATTATGTTCTACCCAACCTGGTTTAGGGTAAATTTGTGTAAATTCTTTTTGAGCCACATCAACTATATTAGTTTCTTTATCAAAAATTATCGCTCTTGAAGAAGTTGTTCCTTGATCTAATGCTATTACATATTTTTTATTCATAATTTCTACCTTTCTTATACTCCTAATGCCATAAATGCAAGTCCTGCTAACACACCACCTAATAATGGCCCAATTACTGGTACTAATGCATATCCCCAATCTGATTTACCTTTATGTTTTAATGGTAATAATTGGTGAATAATTCTTGGTCCTAAATCTCTTGCTGGATTGATTGCATAACCTGTTGGCCCACCTAAACTTAAACCTATACTCCATACTAATAAAGCCACTATGAAAATTGTGAAAAATGATCCTTCTTTTGCAAAATGTGGTCCTATCATTAAAATTCCAAAAACTAATACAAATGTTCCTATTATTTCTGTTATAGTATTATAGAATAAATTTCTAATTGCAGGTCCTGTTGAAAAAGTTGCTAATACTAAATCTGTATTTTCTGTTTCATCATAGTGTTGTTTGTAAGTTACTACAACTAATAATTGTCCAAGCATTGCACCTAAAAATTGTGCTGCTACATATACTATTAATTGATTAAATGTAATTACTCCTATTGTAAACAATGCTAAAGAAACTGCAGGATTTATATGAGCACCTGAAAATCTACCAACTGAATATGCTCCAATTAAAACCGCAAATGCCCAACCAGAAGTTATTACTATCCAACCAGAATCTTTTGCCTTTGATTTATTTAGTAAACAAGCTGCTACTACTCCATTTCCTAATAATATTAACAATGCTGTTCCTATAAATTCAGCTAAAAATATTGACATATACATCACTCTCTTTCTATATTATATACTTTATTATAAACTTTTCTTTAAATTTTTCACTTCTTCTATTTCATTTAATAATTCTTCTAATGTACTATCTTCACTATTAGATGAAACTCCTACCACTAGTCCTTCAACTAAGGGAGCATCTGCTATTTTTACTTTATCATCATTTAACATTTCTACTGCCATTTGTGTATTCATTAGTGAAGAACCTAATTCACAAAAAACTATGACCCCATCTCCACTATTTGCTTGATTTATACATTCCATTATTTTAATAGGGTCAGTTCCATATTCTTCACTATCAACCATTCCACCAGCATTTACTATATTAAATTCACCAGATTTCATTATTGATGCTAATTTTATTGTTTCTTCTGCCAAATACTTATTATGGCTTACTACTACCATTCCTATCATAATTCACCTGCTATAGTTTCTAATATAATGTATGTTGAATATGCACCTGGATCTATTGTACCAAGACTTCTTTCGCCTAGATAACTAGCACGACCTTTTGTTGCCACTATATCTTTTGTGTTTTCCAAATTAATTTTAGCCTCTGTTACAACTTCTAACATTGCAGTTTTTAAATCTTTACCATCATTTATTAATCCATTTAAGGTATCACTAGCTGGTCTTAAAATGTCAACCATAGTTTTTTCTCCAACTTTTGCCTTACCTCTTGCTTCAATTCCTTCAGTTGCAGCAGCTAACATATCTACAAAATTTTCTTTTGTAGCGGCTCTCATAAATGCCGTAGCAAACAATGGTCCAGAAGACCCACCTACCTTAGTCATAAGAATCATAGCACATGAATTAAAAATTTCTTTTGTTGATTTACTTTCATAAGTAGGTAATGCCTT
This Oceanivirga salmonicida DNA region includes the following protein-coding sequences:
- the glpK gene encoding glycerol kinase GlpK — protein: MNKKYVIALDQGTTSSRAIIFDKETNIVDVAQKEFTQIYPKPGWVEHNAMEIWSSQRSVLTEVIAKSGISLSEVAAIGITNQRETTIIWDKKTGQPVYNAIVWQCRRTASICEDIKKDKELSEYIVENTGLVVDAYFSGTKVKWILDNVEGAREKAEAGELLFGTVDTWLTWKLTGGEVHVTDYTNASRTMLYNIKELKWDDKILKAFNIPKSMLPEVKNSSEVYGHAKLGATLGEAGGTTIPIAGIAGDQQAALFGQACFNKGDVKNTYGTGCFMLMNIGEKYVKSNKGLLTTIGIGLNNKVEYALEGSIFIAGAVIQWIRDELKLITEASDTEYFASKVEDNGGVYLVPAFVGLGSPYWDMYARGTIIGLTRGSNRNHIIRAALESIAYQSKDLIECMKLESGLNLNQLRVDGGACKNNLLMQFQADILKKDVFRPKVIETTALGAAFLAGLAVGFWNNKEEINNYWKLDQRFIPKLDEEKVNMYYNGWKKAVTRTLSWEEE
- a CDS encoding MIP/aquaporin family protein, yielding MSIFLAEFIGTALLILLGNGVVAACLLNKSKAKDSGWIVITSGWAFAVLIGAYSVGRFSGAHINPAVSLALFTIGVITFNQLIVYVAAQFLGAMLGQLLVVVTYKQHYDETENTDLVLATFSTGPAIRNLFYNTITEIIGTFVLVFGILMIGPHFAKEGSFFTIFIVALLVWSIGLSLGGPTGYAINPARDLGPRIIHQLLPLKHKGKSDWGYALVPVIGPLLGGVLAGLAFMALGV
- the dhaM gene encoding dihydroxyacetone kinase phosphoryl donor subunit DhaM; translated protein: MIGMVVVSHNKYLAEETIKLASIMKSGEFNIVNAGGMVDSEEYGTDPIKIMECINQANSGDGVIVFCELGSSLMNTQMAVEMLNDDKVKIADAPLVEGLVVGVSSNSEDSTLEELLNEIEEVKNLKKSL
- the dhaL gene encoding dihydroxyacetone kinase subunit DhaL, with the protein product MEVLKIIDKICDNLIEKADLLTELDRKIGDGDHGINVKRGFSEIKKALPTYESKSTKEIFNSCAMILMTKVGGSSGPLFATAFMRAATKENFVDMLAAATEGIEARGKAKVGEKTMVDILRPASDTLNGLINDGKDLKTAMLEVVTEAKINLENTKDIVATKGRASYLGERSLGTIDPGAYSTYIILETIAGEL